ttatttgttttcaaggaaCATTTGTCTTTAAGTAGAGCCCCTTATATTGCCCATATTTGCACACAAACTCTACTTAAACTGCTGCCAAAACATAACTGCTTAAAATGGGAGAGACATTAGTGAAATGATCATCAAAATTATGGGGGAAGAATGTGTTCTTTCAGCACAtctattttgcattgttttcgTACAGGTTGGTAGCCCAGTATGTGTAAGGTTTCTTGAAGTCATACTTTTTCAAGAAACAGAAGGTTAAAGACAACAATCAGCAAGTACAACAATAAGTAAATACAATTTCTTACTCTGTATTGTTCTGGCACTTGTTTGAAGAGTTGGTGAGGCTAAGTAATTGGCTTTCTTCATCCCTGTACAAAGTTGCCTctcaaaacaaaggaagaacaacTCCTTGCATCTTTTGTTAATCACCAGCCTTCAGTTTCTTGGACTGGAAACAGCATCAGCAATAAATGGATCAACAGGATCTCCAGTAGTCTTATTAGTTTGGgacaaatatgaaataaaatatcaaatgagAAAGAATATGTCTTCAGACACTCTCCAACTGAGAAActgattttccttaaaaatcacTCACTTCACTTTTTTGTCATCTTGCTTAAATATGTGCTTGCTTAAAATAACTCTAAAAAGTAGTCAGAGAGTTAATACAACTGGTATATTTTGTCTGGGACAAACAAGTTAAtggaacagaacaaaacacttggagggaaaaaactcccagcagagcagcatggaAATTCATGCCTATATTAGTACCTTTCCCCATGCCTATATTAGTACTAATACTCAAATAATCTAATAATATTAAATTCTAGTTATTATTCAGCTCAGTTTTTCACTTAGCTGATTCTTAGGGTCCGTTTGCAAACTTCACTGTGGAGACCGTTCATATGGATGTATCCAATCTTAGCCGTATGAGTTAGCCCTGCTGCAGCTAGGTTTTGCATATCAAGTTTGCGTATGCATATACACAATCATGTATTTGGCATGCTGCATGCATTCACAGAATCACGCAGACTCACAGAATagctgaagttggaagggacctctggagatcatctggtccaaccccctgccaaggAGGGTCACCTacagcacattgcacaggatggcatccaggcaggttttgaataatTACAGCGAAGGAgacttcacagcctctctggtgTGCCcatgccagtgctctgtcacccacacagtaaagaagtgttttctcatattcagtgggaacttcctgtgcttcagtatGTGTCTGttgtctcttgtcctgttgctgggcaccactgaaaatagcctggccccatcctcttgacaccctctcttcagatatttatacatgtTGATGATATCCCCTCTcaatcttctcttctccaagctaaacagtcccagctctcacaGCCTGTCCTCATACGACTGGTGCTCCAGTTCCCTACTCATCattgtagccctcctctggactcgctgcagtagctccatgtccctcttgtactggggagcccagacctgcacacagcactccaggtgtggcctcaccagggctgagtagggcaggatcacctccctccacctgctggcaacactccccctaatgcaccccaggacaccattgcccttcttggccacaagggcccATTGCTGGCTCGTGGTTcacctgctgtccaccaggaccagCAGaccagcccccagcctgtactggtgcacAGGGTTATTCCTCCcgaggtgcaggaccctgcccttgcttttgttgaacttcatgaggttcctctcggCCCAGCCCTCCGGCCTGTCCAGgcccctctgaatggcagcactgCCCTCTGGGGTACCAGCGagtcctcccagctttgtgccaCCAGccaacttgctgagggtgctctGTCCCTTCATCCAGGTCACTGATGTGTGAGTTGAGTAAGACTGGgcccagtactgacccctgggggacaccaccaGCTACAACCCTCCAGCTGGACTCCTGAGCTGTTGTGTTGAAAAGTAACTTCTAAATATCTATTAATCTGGCCTAAGATTTCCTTAAAATTAAAGAAGTCAATAAACTGGAGGTGCTTGTATGTGgtgcttttctgcagctctaATGAGAATGAGCAGCTCCTCACACAAACTGTTTCTAGGAGATCCTGGATGGTCACTCGCTTCCCATAACAGGCATGGCAACAACCTCGCTGGGATGCTGCATTTTTGGTCTAAACCTCATATTTTCGGTATTTTGTGAGTATCCCTGCAAAACACCTACACTGAAACACTCACGCTTTTCTCTTCCaacactacttttttttttagagtttaAGAATAAATCCCTGGCTGTAATTAAACTTTCAAACAGAAGAAGTTTCCCACATCAATATAAAAACAATGGCATTTCTGAAAGCTCAAAATTGAGTTTGTTCTGAATTTTAGACTTGGCACAAATGTAGGTCAAtgtttgtttagtctggaaatCTTTGGCACCAAAATAAAGATTCCTTGCAGTTAATGTGACGACAGTACTTACGCTGCCTGTATGCtttttttgcctattttttcaGTAGTGTTCCTGTGCTTGTTATCCGTGGGATAAATTATAACTCGCTGCTAACTTGCTTTCTCTTGAAAACTTATCTGCCATCTGTTGCACCCGCTCCTTCATTATATGTGATAGCAATAGCTACCACTCTGTAATCTGCTGTTAAAGATAGCATTCCAGTGAAGTCTTTATTAATGGTAAGTAGAATTCTTATGACTGCTTAATAGATCTGAATTGCATGTCTGCTGTTTCCTGAGATATTCACAGATTAGGTCAAAAGTAATATCCACAAACCAATAACCAGTTTCTGTGATAAAGTGGTTTTCTGGAGGGTTCTTAAGCCACACTGCCAGCTGCTAATTGCATACACCTAATTACAGGAGGTGTATgtcaaataaacacaaataaaaacatcagtgaGGCACAGGATCTGCCCTACTACTATTATGTGAGGATAATATATATTCCTTTACCTACCTTTCCAGTCCATTTCTTCACTTCCCCTTCAGGTTTGCATTGCTGATGGTGCTCGtctgtttctgttcttgccACTAAGCGCTTACCTATGAGAAGCTGTCTCTGAAGATAcctccacagaaaacaaagcaggtgGTGTGCACCTACGCAATAGCTTGGATGTAAGCTTAACTCAAAATCAAGGTATGTGTTTTCAAATCCGGGGTCTGTCTTTTTCTAAATCAAGGTATAATTTTTCACACTTGACTATGAAGAAGGTGCCGAAGTACatatgccttaaaaataaaaataagaaaataaaaatcaacaaccGAGGAAGAATAGGCTTCTGTATGAGGCCTGCTATGGCAGAGTAATTCCCCCACCCTCAAATCAAACTAAGTCATAACAGTAGTTTCGATGGAACATCAGTTTTTGCATTGACTATAGCACAAAGAGCACCATCTCAAAGCTGTAGAATTGCTgctacagacacacacacacgttcTGTACAGAATAGCCCACATGACTCAGCTCTTATCTCTGCATGATGCTGTTATCTACTAGTAGATGTACATCAGCAACGTGGCAATAACATAACCGATGTAGTGAGAGCATATTCtgagatatctttttttttttttttttttactttggttTAGAAATATGATGGGGTATGTACATTCGATATTCCTATCTACCTTCCTCTTGGTTTCCGTGACATCAGAATCATGtgagtttcatttaaaatttgttttctaattatttttattctacatGAGTGTTTAAGCTGGTACtgaattagtattttttaacctaaaatTAGCTAGTTTATCTCAAACCATTGATCACAGCTTACAAGTTAGCTCTACATGTTGTTTTCTCCCTATATTAAAATGCACCGAGTAGTGTCCTCTGACATTATTACTCTGACAAGTACTCTGACATTAAGTATAGGTTTGACTTTTGCTCCTTGGCATCTCtgcaagcagaaggaaaaggctgCTTGGATTTGGAGTAGCTGATATTTGTGGCCCCAGCTGAGCAAACTCTCCAAGAGCATGCTTAAATCACACTGAGCAAGTTTAACACATGTACTTTGTTGCATCAGCTCTAGTGGCCCTGCAATCATTTCCTACCAGTGAAACAACATTATATAGCACTCACATTGTACCTAGCCTCCAGTTGCACTGCatatttgtctgaaaaataGTGTAAGATacaatctttaaatatttccccGTATTCTCAATTTTATGatatgaataataatttttagaaCAAACTAGATCTATTAAGAGATCAAATTCTGCTGAAGAATTAACCAAGATAATTTCCACAGATGTCACTGAGTTTAGATAAAGCCTCCCATTTTGTCTTTGTTccctctcctttattttttcctggagagTGCTGTACTTCCAATGTGTTCCTCCTTTGGTGGGGCAAGGCAGGACTAATGGGTGGGAATGCTGTTACAATGATGGACTCAGGGTTGCTTATAACTGATGTGGATAATTTAGGTGTCTGAGTAAATGAGTCTATATGTAATGTCAATGGAGAAAGACCACTTCAGAAAGAATGAGAAGGCAAGCATTCACCATGCAGAAGGACTCACCCATGACCTGATCAATGCATGCACCTAAAGCCATGCAGTGCTCCCCCAAAGTGTCATTTTTGAAAGAGATTCTCTGTTTTGATTAGCTGTTTGGTTACATCATCTCATTTTCTTGCTCCCTCATTTACTGTAGCTCCTGTACTGATTTGTCCAGTTTCTATCCTTGCCaattttctcatgtttctcttctccaaaaTTGCATTTGACTTTCAGACCAGAGTTTCTATGTTCAGGAATCAGTTTACTCTTCAGATACCAGGGCACTTAAATAGCTGCCACAATTGCCTGTTTCATGTTTCTCTGGACCAGTTTCAGTATTCGAAAGTAGAAATACACACAgttgctttaataaaaattagTTCCTTActctcaacattttttcttcttctttctttctttattcccAAGCTGCTTACTCCCCTCATTCCTCTCTGGTGTCGTCAACCTTTCATTTGATTCTTCCTTTCagtctgttgcatttttttttcttcacatttttatgattttaagaaagaagctcttctgtttgttgttgtttttatccattttctgcattgaaaaagtaaagcaaaaactCCTCTCtgttatgtaaataaatattattactgAAGTACAGAAAGCTAACTTTATAAATAAACACTATTAAAACCAatagttttctttgtgaaagatTCATGTTTCAAACTCTGCTTTgaataaatacagtatttcaagCAAAGATTTGCATGAGTTCATTTCAACCAATCatattttccaatttatttatttatttttttaaactatatgTCTGGTTTGAAAGTaggtgattttgtttgtttgtttgtttgttttctgtcccaCACGTTATTTTTGCATGACTTCATAACTTaagaggaacatttttttttttttccttgaaaaaaaaatctactgggAGTTCATTTGCTTTACGTTACCTCTGAAAGCTTGAGGACGGTAGTTAGAGGCATTTGAATGGGCTACTGATCCAGAAATGCCAAAGTCTCCTCAGTCTTCAATGCAAATAAGGTTTAATTCATCTGAGATcttaatattttgttcatttgcaGATGATGCAATGGAAGGTGAGGCTTTAGCTGTAAAATGTCCCCTGCGGAATTCAGCTGTGAAAGTCACCTGGTATCACGCAGAcactaagaaaataattcctgaagaagaagagggaTCACGAATATTTTCATTAGGAAGATTTCTTTGGTTTCTGCCAAATTCTGTAGAAGATTCTGGAACCTATACTTGTGTTACACATTTGTAAGTAGaatactgaaaagagaaaaacttaagatttggggaaaaaaagcatacatgttttaaaaatacaatttgattATTATCTGTGCAAATTATGCTATTTTTATGGTGCACAGaaatttatttaactttcaCTCTacagttgttatttttataacaggctaattaaaaatcagtaagTAATCTAAATATAGTAACCATCcatgtgcttttaaaacaagacTCACATGTTACAAATATTTGTTCTATTCCATATAATAACACTGTCATTAAGATaccttcattcattttttaaagcccAAATAATAGTACAAAAGAGTTCAACATGAGCGTGATGGTGCATCCATACAAGGAAGGAGTATGTTTCCCAAGCCGGATACTTTATCCTAATGACACTAGAAGAGGAAGAATTGTTTGTCCTACATTTGACAATTATAAGAATGCTACTATGATCCAGTGGTATAAGGTAAAGAAAACCCTGATGGTGCCAGCTGTAGATCAGATAACTGTGAGAAGCTATTTGCAGCCACataaagaaaactttcttttccaGGATTGCAGACCTCTTCAGGGAGAGAGATACCtgaagaaagataaatatatttttattagcaaCCTGACAAAGGAGGATGATGGTTATTACACTTGTCATTTTACCTACACTCACAGAGGAAACGTGTTCAATGTATCAGCTACAAGGATCTTTATAAGTGAAGGTAAGACAATCATTTTCTAGCTTTCTAAAGTAAAAAAGATTATCAtctccttaaagaaaaataaactcctTTGTACAATAATGCAAAAAAAGGTTTTTGGTTGGTTAGTTGTATCTTCTTAATGAGACTTTagctcaacttttttttaaatgaattttgtgGGAGGGAATTCCAAAGGAGCAAGCTGGAGATACAGTCAGACCTGTCCACGTTTGGTTTTTTGGTAGCATTCTCTGAGCGCTCTGGTTGCCTGCTGCAGTTGGTAAGGCTTGTCTTTTTGAGGTGAAGAGTCTCTTTTACTACAAATCTCCACTTTATATTTGTTTGGCAGGAAGAAGGCCTTTAGCTAGCAACAATCATCTGGTGATCACTGGATCACTGATAGATTGATATGCTGATGGCGTACAACTCAATACCTGCTGCCTTATCTTGATTATCTAGCACTTATTTTATAgttggactgaaaaaaaaaaaaaaaaaaaaaaaaagacttttagatTTCTGTTGACTGAGGCAAAATGAGGAATATAAATAGACGGAAAAATTAATAGAGTTCAGTGATCACTGTCTTTGTTGATTTGAAAGTGTCCATCATAGCTGAGGGGTGTGGACCTAGGGGTGTTTCTAGGATTCAATGTCCTCAGGGAGGCCTTGAATTTTGATGGCAGTcagggaagaggggaagagcATGCCAGCAATCAGCAGTGCCAGATTGTATCAGTTTACAAGACTTCAAAATGTGTCTTCATTCTGCCATCAGGTCaatagaaatgtttattttattttttttctggtgaaacTAAATACTGTTCATTTGCAGACTGACATCACAACTTTTTGTTGTGGGCAAGTGCCCAGCTTTATGGGAAAGATATTGACCTATTGTTGAAGCTTCAATTAGCTTTTGCTGCTGTACCCAGATCTCAGTAGCAGAGTTTGTTCCAATTATTCTGAGCTGGATAGAAGAGATTTGAGCCAAGAGCTAGTACGGTAGCTTAGGAGGCGTCatgccttttctctccctcttccatGTAATACCCTGTTGGTCTACATGACAATCTCTGCCtaacattcaatttttttttttgaaaggactTTCATTAAAACTTTTCTAACCAGTCAAGAATTTTGTTCTGCCTGAGTTATAATGGAAATAGCTATTGCTTATTTGGCACAAAACCATCTACAATTACAGAAACCTTTGTTACATCCAGACAGATTACTtcatttcaaagataatttGGCTTTTTAAATCATTCGGAAAGAAAGGATTGCAACATAACATGTTAAATCTCAGAGTGGTCTTTTGAGTCTGCTTTAGATTTTACTATTCAAAATACTTAACAGCAACATTGCTGCGTTCGTATTAGCCCTTAAAATTAGTATGCTGTATGAGTAAAGATGTTATGTGTTGGTAATATTGGCTTATGATGTAAATCCCTGTTGCCTTGCAGATCCACACTGACCCAGGGGATATTCTGCCTCTGAATGCCAGCATCTAAATGCTTAGCACTGTCAGCAAGCTAGGAAATTGCTGCGTTTCTCCCAGGTTCAGATCCAGCTAATGAAACTTAGACACGGTTAGGATAAGTAAGGAGAATGGCTTTTCTGGCAGCCTGGGAAAATGGTGCTAAATAAgttcttacagatttttttaggGAAATATTGTTGTGAGATTTACAGAGGTGCcttgagaaggaaaagcttaTAATGAGGGAAAGGGTAACAAGCGATGTGTTTGGAGTGGGACGTATGCAACAGTATGAATGgtaagaaaagaagcaaaatgcaaCAGGGGAAAAAGATGCCTAACTCAAGCATCTGGATGTAGTTTGGAACCTGTCCATATCAATTATTACTGGAGATGGAATGTAAGAATatcagaggaaaagcagcattcCTAAAAGCTAGTGGCAAGGGATGTTCAGTGTGATGGAATACAGATGTAACGGAGTGGTTGTGTGCAGCAGCAGTGTGGAGGGAAGCCCAGGAGCCGGATGTGCTCAACATAGGGAACAGAGATCAGCAAAGGCAACCAGCACGGGAAGTGGGGCTGTGTGTCATATATTGCACGGGAGTGTATATTCTAGCTATTCTGTATCATGGGTAGGAGTCATTTCTCAAAAGTCtgaaggaatttattttttaaaacaaaataaacaactgaGAAAACACACAACTCACTaactgtatttgcttttttttgttgttgttgttttgttttgtttgttttttccctatctAAGCAtctaaaaacagtatttgagaaactgaaacttttccttgctttttaggtaatttttacaaatgtaaaaatgaaatgtgtagaaaatatttaaactatgAATGTACCGTCTCACCAGAAATATTTGGTCATAGCAATAAAATCAGGTAATACCGACAGGAATGTGAAGCACTGTTGTAATGTTTGCAAATCTTCTTCAGGATGTTAAAGCATTAGCAGTACAAATGATAATCgttattttacaaaatgaaattttacaaCTTTCTAATCTATACTTCCTTCTCTCTTTAATTTCTAAAGCAAAACACCTGTCTCTACCTGCtcaaattttgtttccaaaagatAAAGATGTGATAGAAGTAGAGCTTGGTAAGTATGGACCTTAAATTCTTTTTACAACAGTTTGTGATGGCCTAATGAACATGGGGATCTTGATGAATTAATGATGGAAAtgttcattacttttttttttttttttttttcactgtaattttaaCCAGATTTAATGCATCCCAGGCACAGCGATATGAAGTTAGGAATAACAGATAGGAATAACTGCTCAGGCATTAAGCAGCAAGTCCCTCCTATGCAACATTTTCTCTAGGTTAACTCAGAAATATGTCAAAATTGCCAAGGTAAAATCAAAAGTGATATGAAGATTTGTAGAAAAAGATGTTACgaggaaaataaagttatacattatacatatttttcattgaGGAATATTTACAACTCTCTGCATCTTGATTAGGTGCTTCTTTGTCTCTGAAATGTCAGGCCCGTCTGGGGATTAAGAAACAGCCTATAGATGTTGTCTCATGGGATGTGgataaaaatccagaaatataCACAGATACTTCAAGATTTCATGAAGAAACTCATTTGTAAGTACATATAATGTGTAATAATTCTTTTCTTAATGCAAATTGTGCTTAAGAGCAACCAGTACCAGCTCTTTCTCTCTATTAGTTTTGAAGGACAAGCACGAGAATATTACGGAGAGGCAACTTTGcacatcactgaaataaaagaggagGATCTGCAGTCAAATTTCACATGTGTGGTGGTGAATGAAATGGGAAATACAAGGGCCACGGTGACATTACAACTCAAAGCACAATGTAAGGGTagaatttgttcattttgttttcttacatgCTTAATGCTCAATTTGAAATAcattgttgattttatttttctttttaattcattttgcatgtttatttttaaatttgatttattttcttctggtaaGAAAGTTTGTTGTTAAGAATTAAAACCAATCTTCTTCCTCCCTACATTTTCAAATCAGTGGCCCAGTTCTTGTGGCTTCCTTAGGCTCTGAAAGGCCTTGGTGTAAATtctgctggggggggagggaaaacaGTACCAGGGAGAGATTAAATGTGAAGAGTAGGACAGTGTACCAGCCCATTGACAAGAATAACCTTTTATAGGATATTCCTGCCCTTTCCCTCTAAGTGCCACTGAGCTCACTCTGTGCCACAAAGAGATGAGAGTAACAATTTGAAGGCTTTCTCttggtttcattttgaaatgcattgttCTAGTCATTtctgctggagaaggagaaTTAAGGTCAGTGAATGGTGGGATGGTCTTTATCAGTTACGGGGATTGATTGATAGGGATGGTCAGATCCCTGAAAAAGTGTTGTTGCCAAATCCTTGAGATGGATTCTTATGGAAGGAATGGTGGGTGGTCAATGGTTTCCTCTTTTATCCCTTCAGGTGGGCCAAACCACCTTGAGAAGAAATCCACAGCCTTTAAGAGGGTTTAGTTTTCTATGAGAAAATGGTGGAAAGATCAAAATCAAGTTTATTGTGATCACAGGGTTTGCACAATTACATGTCCTACTGTACTCTTGACTGTTGATATTTGTCTACAGGATTATGGCTTCAAGCAGAGTcatatttctgtgctgcagcctaGACTAGAAGGGAGGTAGTTGATTTATAACAAAGAAGGGAGCATCACTGAGGAGGATAGCCTAGAATTCCCCAAGGAAAGGTGAGAGGGGATGTGCTGGCTGGGTGTTATCAGGTGAGTGAGAGCGTGGCTTCTCTCAGGAGGCTGGGCATGTGTCAGCCTTGTGCCAAGTTATGAGTGTGGGAATGTACTTACCACGGAGGGGAAGGAAACTGAGTAACACTTCCTGTTCACTCTAGTTCAGGCAATGCAATCATTTATAGACCCTATACTGCAAACTAGAAGTAGGAAAGGCTGCATGAAGGAACAAGTATCTTTGATATTCCATATTTGTGAAGTGATTCATGAAATCTTATTTCTGCTGCAGacaaatcttattttatttttatccatagGTGGTCAGTAAATGTTCAGGAAAGCTCTTGACTGTGACCGCCTTTGCTGCCGCCTATTTTATGTGGATGTCTGTGCCATTCTTGTTGCTGCTATTGTCAGGATGCCTGCTTCTGCTACTCCTCATCACTGTTGGTGTAAGCAAGGCTAAATCCAGAAATGGCTTTGTGCTACgttaattttctttacttgCTCCTCATATAGCTCAGCAATATTTATGCTAAAACAATGACAGCTTGCCtctaaatataataaaaatgctgcataGATGTCTTGTGCCTCACATCTTGTAAATGTGTAATAAAGACATGCactcttctttttgtttctttttgttttaaatgatttttttttaatatctatgGTCATCTCTTAGTTTTTCCTACCGCATAAATCATGTCTCCTAGCTACTGTCCTGTTAGTGTGCTTTTTACACGTTTCCACTCtgtattgtgatttttttttttccccaaaggtaTTTAGTATGGGTTACATTGTTATTTGTAGCACAGATCTGTGATAGGAAGTAAGAGACCAACAGATGTTGCATTTACTACTGAAGTTACTTGCGGAGGCATTGCATGGACTAGTTAAATTGTGCTTAGCAGCACAGGTGACAGGTTAGAGAAGGATGAAAAGATGCTGTAGGTAACTGCATTTAAGCTCCTCTGCTTGAATCTGTTCTGTCTTACAGTCTTCAAAAATGCTGAATTACTGATTTAACTCACCACATAGAAATTTTCCTGGGAAACCAGGAATTAAATCCAATCTTCTCAGTCATAATCAAATACTTTAAGTCCTAGCTCATTGTTAGCAGTACCTTTATAACAAATTTTAGCAATTTGATTTGTTAACAGTTGTCATCTACATAAGAATTAAAAGTTGCCAGAGAGGAGTGAAGAGAAAATACGGGGTTTCTGTCAGAGtcagctgtttggttttgtctccatgacaaacaaaaatactaaataCTGCCAGGAAAGGACAATACGAAACCCTTCCTTCAAAActatttcctgtcttttctctcCCGGCTTTGCCTGTGGCTGTTGGTATCTTCTAACTCCTTTATTAACACTCGttcataaaaaatacttttaagtcTCATAATACTTTTGGAAGCAACCTGAAACTATTAGCCAATGATATGGGCTGTCTCATTTCCTCTAGATCTTTCAGTCCTGTGCCTCCATTTATAATTCCAGAGATGGTGATCATCCCATGTTTTACATTCTCCCCCTGCCACAGGACACAATCTCTGATGTGCTCTGAGATCATCTCCATAACTTCTCTCTGGTCAGTGTGAGGAATTTGCAAAAggttttcattacatttcttcctcctttcctggcCAAGATGTAGCTAGTCTTGCTGGACACCTGGCAAGAGGCAGCAACTCTGCCTGCATCTAAACTAGGTTGCCCTCCACAGCCGCTTATCTCTCATGCTGGAAGATACCACCTCCTTGCACCACAGTGCTGGTGTCCAAGCCAGCTCAGATCACTGATAACTGCAGTGGGTAAATGCTTACGAAAGTAGCACTGCTGTcaggggtggggtgggaggtggCACGACACCATTAACCCCTGACAGGGAAGCCATGACAAGTGGAGAAACACTGGAAGTTTTAACTCTTTCTACCAGCAGAGCTCAATCAGGACAAGAACATTACCTCAGCATCACATCTAATCTGTCTTCTCAGGAATTTAGAGGCAGTCAGAATATCTCCCAAGTGTTTACCtttttattaacaaataaatTGCCACTGGCTTCTAGTTCcccataaaatcacagaatcacagaagggtttgatttggaagggaccttaaagatcatctaattccaaccaccctgccatgggcaagggtacctctcaccagaccaggttgcccaaagccccaaccagcctggccttgaacacctccagggatggggcatccacagcttctctgggcaacctgtgccagcctcttttcatagaagaggtgctccagctttttgatcatttttgtgtCTCTTTGGACTCATTCTATAggtcctttttgtgctggggcccccagaGGTGAACACAGgtctccaggtggggtctcacaagagcagagcagaaggggagaatcacctcctttgcCCTGCTGGCcgtgcttcttttgatgcatcccaggatataGTTggatttctgggctgcaagtgcatattgctggctcatgttgagatTCTTCTTCATTCAGGGCTAGTTAAATAATCTGTGGTTGTGTTTCATGGGCCTGACACACAAATATTGTCTTATCTCCCCCTGGGAATTGCTCAATTCTCATCAGCAAAGAAGACTAAAATGCCTGGGGTACCACAAATCCTTCTGGTGTGAATACTCTGCTCTGGAGAATGCCTGAAATTCCAGTCATTCTGGGCAGAAATAGAGTTCAGCCCAACACATCAGGTCTGTTTTTTCTCAAAGTTATTTGATGCTGTACCTAACATTTTACCTgataaaatgagataaaaagaTGTGGACAGGAATTCCAGATCCAAACCTA
The nucleotide sequence above comes from Oxyura jamaicensis isolate SHBP4307 breed ruddy duck chromosome 1, BPBGC_Ojam_1.0, whole genome shotgun sequence. Encoded proteins:
- the IL1RL1 gene encoding interleukin-1 receptor-like 1 isoform X4 gives rise to the protein MMGYVHSIFLSTFLLVSVTSESYDAMEGEALAVKCPLRNSAVKVTWYHADTKKIIPEEEEGSRIFSLGRFLWFLPNSVEDSGTYTCVTHFPNNSTKEFNMSVMVHPYKEGVCFPSRILYPNDTRRGRIVCPTFDNYKNATMIQWYKDCRPLQGERYLKKDKYIFISNLTKEDDGYYTCHFTYTHRGNVFNVSATRIFISEAKHLSLPAQILFPKDKDVIEVELGASLSLKCQARLGIKKQPIDVVSWDVDKNPEIYTDTSRFHEETHFFEGQAREYYGEATLHITEIKEEDLQSNFTCVVVNEMGNTRATVTLQLKAQYGKIYDAYVIYPRSYGNEANFVEYFVHQIMPDILENKCGYKLCIYGRDTYPGEDKASAVETRIQKSRRLIILLTHQLLNCKEFAYDQHVALYDALIQNNTKVILLEMETMETYETLQESLKYIIKKQGTVKWKEQYTVHPQSSNSKFWKRVRYLMPLRLRSSCSVNAG